Proteins from a single region of Gasterosteus aculeatus chromosome Y, fGasAcu3.hap1.1, whole genome shotgun sequence:
- the LOC144391118 gene encoding uncharacterized protein LOC144391118: MAGRRLAFNSPSTPLRGHQLSASPQTDEKKLLKALSGSSRQLQQQTADINERFAPLERSGLCGFVSMEERNRLKEEETGAQSHDSESGAESSQLRDELQALRTGARTNLTS, encoded by the exons atggcgggacgacgtctcgcgttcaactcgccttcaactcctctccgcggtcaccaactttcggccagtccgcagacagacgagaagaagctgctgaaagctctcagtggatcgtctcgtcaactccaacaacaaactgccgatatcaacgagcggttcgctccactggagcgttcgggactctgcgggtttgtgtccatggaggagaggaaccgactcaaagaagaggagacgggcgcacaatcccacgatagcg aaAGCGGTGCGgagtcttcacaactccgagacgaactacaggcgctacgaaccggagcaagg actaatctcacctcataa